A single genomic interval of Granulicella tundricola MP5ACTX9 harbors:
- a CDS encoding Trm112 family protein, translating to MALLQGQVDLLVCPVCFGRLVLAETTVRCEGCGRVYPVVDGLPVLLADRAVRG from the coding sequence ATGGCTTTGTTGCAGGGGCAGGTGGATCTTCTGGTTTGTCCGGTTTGTTTTGGGCGGCTCGTGCTGGCTGAGACTACCGTGCGGTGCGAGGGATGTGGGCGGGTCTATCCGGTGGTGGATGGACTGCCGGTGCTGCTGGCTGATAGGGCTGTGCGGGGTTGA
- the coaE gene encoding dephospho-CoA kinase (Dephospho-CoA kinase (CoaE) performs the final step in coenzyme A biosynthesis.), with the protein MSQRIGLTGGLGSGKSTAAAMLAAHGAHILSADEIGRALMQPGTPVSQAIAHHFGPQVLSPDGSLNRPTLARLAFQDGRVEELNAIVHPATIARQLELTEAILTQNPAAIVVTESALIFETKFGDNWRDRFDALILVTAPDWLKIQRHIRRALERTPTADPETLAAEARRILLRQIPDAEKAPECDYIVENETTLEALQTQIDHLWLQLSRH; encoded by the coding sequence ATGTCTCAACGAATCGGCCTCACCGGAGGCCTGGGCTCCGGAAAATCCACCGCCGCCGCCATGCTCGCCGCCCACGGAGCCCACATCCTCTCCGCAGACGAGATCGGTCGAGCCCTCATGCAACCCGGCACCCCCGTCTCCCAAGCCATAGCCCATCACTTCGGCCCCCAAGTCCTAAGCCCAGACGGCTCCTTAAACCGCCCCACCCTCGCCCGCCTGGCCTTCCAGGACGGACGAGTAGAAGAACTCAACGCCATCGTCCACCCCGCCACCATCGCCCGCCAACTCGAACTCACCGAAGCAATCCTCACCCAAAACCCCGCCGCCATCGTAGTCACCGAATCCGCCCTCATCTTTGAAACGAAATTCGGAGACAACTGGCGCGACCGCTTCGACGCCCTCATCCTGGTCACCGCCCCCGACTGGCTCAAGATCCAGCGCCACATCCGCCGAGCCCTCGAACGCACGCCCACCGCCGACCCCGAGACCCTCGCCGCCGAAGCCCGCCGCATCCTCCTCCGCCAGATCCCCGACGCCGAAAAGGCCCCCGAGTGCGACTACATCGTAGAAAACGAAACCACCCTCGAAGCCCTTCAAACCCAAATAGACCACCTCTGGCTCCAACTCTCACGCCACTAG
- a CDS encoding bifunctional 5,10-methylenetetrahydrofolate dehydrogenase/5,10-methenyltetrahydrofolate cyclohydrolase yields MSTPQILDGIAVASEIKSEVALEVAALTARGITPGLAVILVGNVAASEIYVRSKVKTCGELGIYSEMITPPESIATEELLEIVASLNARNEIDGILIQLPLPTHVDTKRLLEAVSPDKDVDGFHPVNVGRLVSGQPGLQPCTPAGVMEVLRRRNLPVSGKNAVVIGRSDIVGKPMAMLLLNASATVTICHSRTANLPEVTRQADILVAAIGRPGFVTPEMVKPGAVLIDVGINRLTDQAEVTRFFPNNEPRQALFAKRGSVVIGDIDPAAFPTSSAYTPVPGGVGALTIAMLMSNTVKAATLRRSGINS; encoded by the coding sequence ATGAGCACTCCCCAAATCCTCGACGGCATCGCCGTAGCCTCAGAGATCAAATCCGAGGTCGCCCTCGAAGTCGCCGCCCTCACCGCCCGCGGCATCACCCCCGGCCTCGCCGTCATCCTCGTCGGCAACGTCGCCGCCAGCGAGATCTACGTCCGCTCCAAAGTCAAAACCTGCGGCGAGCTCGGGATCTACTCCGAGATGATCACCCCGCCCGAGTCCATCGCCACAGAAGAGCTCCTCGAAATCGTCGCCAGCCTCAACGCCCGCAACGAGATCGACGGCATCCTCATCCAGCTCCCCCTCCCTACCCACGTAGACACCAAACGCCTCCTCGAAGCCGTCTCCCCAGACAAGGACGTCGACGGCTTCCACCCTGTCAACGTAGGCCGCCTCGTCTCCGGCCAGCCCGGCCTCCAGCCCTGCACCCCCGCCGGCGTGATGGAGGTCCTACGCCGCCGCAACCTCCCCGTCTCAGGCAAAAACGCCGTCGTGATCGGCCGCTCCGACATCGTCGGCAAGCCCATGGCCATGCTCCTCCTGAACGCCTCGGCCACCGTCACCATCTGCCACAGCCGTACCGCCAACCTACCTGAAGTCACCCGCCAGGCCGACATCCTCGTAGCCGCCATCGGCCGCCCCGGCTTCGTCACCCCTGAAATGGTCAAACCCGGCGCAGTCCTCATCGACGTAGGCATCAACCGCCTCACCGACCAGGCCGAAGTCACCCGCTTCTTTCCCAACAACGAGCCCCGCCAGGCCCTCTTCGCCAAGCGCGGCTCCGTAGTCATAGGCGACATAGACCCCGCCGCCTTCCCCACCTCCTCCGCCTACACCCCCGTCCCCGGAGGCGTAGGAGCCCTCACCATAGCCATGCTCATGTCCAACACCGTCAAAGCCGCCACCCTCCGCCGCAGCGGCATCAACTCGTAA